AGCCTCCTCGGTTCGCCGCGAAGTCCTCGCGACCGTAGTCCGCTTATCCCGCCCCCGCCCAGAGGGAGCGGGGTTGATGCGCCGCTAGACGACTATCGCCAGCACGTCGCTCTCGCGCAGCACCATGTATTCCTTCTTGCCGATGGTGATCTCGGTGCCGCCGTACTTCGTAAAGAGCACGACGTCGCCCTTCTTGACCTCGGGCTTCGCCACCGTTCCGTTGTCCAGGATGCGGCCGGGGCCGACCGCCACCACCTTGCCCTTCTGCGGCTTCTCCTGCGCGGTGTCGGGCAGCAGAATCCCGGAGGGAGTCTTCTCCTCCGCCTCCGTCACCGTCACCACCAGGTGATCTGCGACAGGCCTGATCATGTTCCTACCTCCTTAAGCTCCTAGGCGCGCGGCGCCTGGTTTCGTGCTGCGGCGAAGTAATAGTATAGGCGCACGCCGCCGCCTTGTCCAGACCGATCAAGCTGGCGCCCGGCCGCGGGCGCAGCAGGAGCTACCCGGGAGCGGGGTGGCGCACGATAGGTCCGCAGGCCGCGTAAACCTCGGCGGCGGCGCGGGCGATACCCGCGCCCGTCAGGCCGAGTGACTCCAGCAGCTCCGCGCGAGGCCCGTGCTCGATGAAGCGATCGGGAATGCCCACGCGCCGCACCGGCGCCGCGACGCCGTGCGCCTGCAGCAGCTCCAGCACCGCGCTGCCGAATCCCCCTTGCAGCGCGTTTTCCTCGATGGTGACCAGGCCGCCGCCGCGTCGCGCGAGGTCGAGGATCAGCTTCTCGTCGAGCGGCTTGACGAAGCGCGCGTCCACGACCGCAGCGGCGACCCCTTGCTGCGCCAGCAGCTCCGCCGCCTCTAACGCCGGCGCGACCATGCTCCCGACCGCCAGCAGGGCAAGGTCTTCCCCCTCGCGCAGCATCTGCCCGGTGCCGGCGGCAATGGGGGCCGAGGCTGGCTCCGGGCCGGTGAGCGCTGTCGCCGCGCGCGGATAGCGGATGGCGGCAGGGCCGTCACCGGCGAGGGCGGTGCGCAGCATGGCGGCAAGCTGATCGCCGTCGCGCGGGGCCATGACGGTCATGTTCGGCAAGTGCCGCAGGTAGCTCAGATCGAAGAGGCCGTGATGGGTGGGGCCGTCCTCCCCCACCAGGCCGGCGCGATCGACCGCCAGCACCACCGGCAAGCCCTGCAAGCAGACATCGTGCAGGAGCTGGTCGTAGGCGCGCTGCAGGAAGGTCGAATAGACCGCCACCACCGGCCGCAGCCCCGCCGCCGCCAGCCCCGCGGCAAAGGTCACCGCGTGGCCCTCCGCCATGGCGACGTCGAAGAAGCGATCCGGGAACTGCTGAAGGAACGGCGCCAGCCCGGTGCCGTCGGGCATGGCGGCGGTGATGGCGACGATGCGGGGGTCTGCCGCGGCCAGGCGCACCAGCTCCGCGCCGAACAGCGACGTGAAGTGGCAGCCGCCGGCGGGCGCGGCGGGCTCACCGGATTCGATGTCGAAGGGGGCGGTGCGGTGGAAGCGACTGGCGTCGCGCTCGGCGGGGTCATAGCCCTTCCCCTTGGTGGTAACCGCGTGCAGCAGCACCGGGCCCTTGAGGGTGCGGGCGTGACGGAGCGTCTCGATCAGCGCCTCCAGGTCGTGGCCGTCAACCGGCCCCAGGTACGTGAACCCCAGCTCCTCGAACAGTATCCCCGGCACCAGCAGGTGCTTGACGCCGGCCTTGAGCTTCTCCACCGCCTCCAGCACCGCGGCGCCGCGCGGCAGGCGTTGCAGCGCCGCCTCGAAGTTCTCCTTGGCGCGCAGGTAGTGCGGCTCCGCCCGCACGCGCCCCAGGTAGCGGGCGAGGGCGCCGACGTTGCGCGAGATGGACATCTGGTTGTCGTTGAGGACCACGATGAGGTCGCGCCCCAGGTGCCCGGCGTGGTTGAGGGCCTCGAACGCCAGGCCGCCGGTCATGGCGCCGTCGCCGATGACCGCCACCACCGCGTGGTCTTGATGTCTGAGGTCGCGGGCGATCGCCGCGCCCAGCGCCGCCGAGATCGAAGTGCTGCCGTGGCCGGTGTCGAAGCAGTCGTGTGGGCTCTCGGCCCGGCGGGGAAAGCCGGACATCCCGCCGCGCTGGCGCAGGGTGGGCAGGCCGGCGGCGCGCCCGGTCAGCAGCTTGTGGGTGTAGCACTGGTGGCCGACGTCCCAGAGGATCTTGTCGCGCGGGCTGTCGAGCTCGTAGTGCAGGGCGATGGTGAGCTCGACCACACCCAGGTTGGCGGCGAGATGGCCGCCGGTGCGCGAGACCGCGGCGATCAGGCGTCCGCGAATCTCGTCCGCCAGCTCAACCAACTGCGCCCGCGACAGGGGCTTGAGGTCGGCGGGACCGGTGATGGTGCTCAACAGTGACATCGTCAGCCTGGCCCGGGGGCGCAGCGTACTGTGCCCCTACGCTTCTTCTTGGTCCTCGTTCGCGAGCTTGGCGATGCGTTGCTCGGCGGCCTGCAGCCGCTGCTGGCAGTAGCGCCCCAGGGCGGTCGCCTCCTCGTACAGGCGCAGCGAATCCTCCAGCGATTCCTCGCCGCTTTCGAGGCGCTCGACGATCTGCTCCAGGCGCGCCAGCGCATCCTCGAAGGACTTGGGCTTGCCGCGCTCGCCGCCGGCATCGGTGGTTACTTTTTTTCGCCTCATGCTTCCCCCTGTGTGGCGGAGCCGGCATCGGTCTTGCGCGGCGTCACCCGCTCGACCTCGCACCATGCCGAGCCATCGCTAACCACCACCTCCGCCTCGGCGCCCGGGGCTAGCTGCGAGACCGAGCGCACCACCCGCCCCTGCGGCGGCAGCCGCATCACGCAGTAACCCCGCCCCAGCACCCGCAGCGGATCCAATGCCCGCGCCCGCTCCCCTTGGGCCGCCACGCGATCGGCGCGGCGGTTGATCCCGTCGGCCGCCGCGACGCGGAGGCGCCGCAGCGCCTCATCGCTGCGTTGGCGCGGTTCCGCGAGCATGGCCGCCGGGGTCGCCAGCACGCGGCGTCCGCGCCAGGTTTCGATTTCCCGTCGCCGCCGTTCCCCCGCGCGCATCGCCGCCCGTCGCGCGCGTTGCGCCAACCGCAGCAGGTGGGCGGAGAGCTCCGCGGCGTCCGGGGTCAGCATCTCCGCCGCCGCCGACGGCGTCGGCGCGCGCACGTCGGCGACGAAGTCGGCGATGGTGAAATCAGTCTCGTGCCCCACCGCGCTCACCACCGGCAGCGGCGCCGCGGCGATGGCGCGCGCCACCGCCTCTTCGTTGAACGGCCACAGCTCCTCCAGCGACCCCCCGCCGCGCGCGAGCACGATCACCTCCACCTGCGCCAGCGCGGCCGCCTGCGCCAGCGCGCGCACCAACGCGGGCGCCGCCGCCGGCCCCGACACCGCCGCCGGGACGAGCTCCATGCGCACCCCCGGCCACCTCCGGCGCGCGATGACCGAGAAGTCGTGAAACACCGCCCCGTCGGCGGAGGTGATAACGGCGATGCGCCGGGGGAAGGTCGGCAGCGGGCGCTTGCGCGCGGGGTCGAAGAGGCCCTGCGCGCGCAGCTTCTCTTTGAGCTGCTCGAAGCGCAGGTGGAGCGAGCCGACGCCGTCGGCGATGACCTCGGTGACATAGAGCTGGTAGTGCCCGGCGCGCTCGAAGACGGAGACCGAGCCGTGCACCAGCACGCGGACGCCGTTCTGCGGCAGGCAAGCAAGCCGCTGCGCGTGGTCGCTGAAGGCCACACACCGCAACTGGCTCGCCTCGTCCTTGAGCGTGAAGTAGATGTGGCCCGAGGAATGGGCGACGCAGTTGCTGACCTCGCCCCGCACCCAGACCTCGCGCAGCCCCTGGTCGCGCTCGAGCAGCGTGCGCACGTAGCGCGTGAGCTGGCGCACGCTGAAGACGAAGCGGTCGGTGGGGGCGGCGGAATGCGCGAGCTCGCTCATGCCTCCATCTCCCCGGGGGGCGCCTGCTCGCGATCCTCGGATTCGGGATTGGGGACCTGGGGCTGGGCGGCAGCCACCGGCTCGGCGACGACGCCCTGCTCGAGGTCGCGCAGCAGGCTGCCCAGCACGCCGTTGACGAACTTGCCGGACTCGGCGGTACTGTACTTCTTGGCGAGCTCCACCGCCTCGTCAATCGAGACGCTGGGCGGGATGTCGGGCAGGTGGAGGATCTCGAACACCGCGAGGCGCAGGACATTGCGGTCAATGCTCGCCATGCGGTCGAGGCTCCAGTCCTCGGCGTAGCGCGCGATGAGGGGGTCAATCGTCTGGATGTTGGCGACCGCGCCGCGCAGGAGCTGGCAGGCGAAGGCGAGGCCCTCGGGCTGCAGGATCCGATGGGCCTCGGCGAGGGCGTCCTCGAGGTCGGTCTTGCCGACGTCCACCTGGTAGAGCCACTGCAGGGCCTGCTCGCGCGCGGCGCGCCGTGTCCTCATGGTAGGCCTACTGCAACCCCATGCGCCGACGAATGAAATCGGTGCAGGTCTCGCCCTTGCGGAAGAAGGCGTTGGTCAGCACTTCGCGGTGGAAGGGGATGGTGGTCTTGAGGCCGTCAATGCGGAACTCGTCGAGCGCGCGCAGCGCGCGGGCGATGGCCTCGCGGCGGTCGCGCCCCCAGACGATGAGCTTGGCCAGCAGGGGGTCGTAGTATGAGGGCACGTGATAGCCCGGGTAGAGATGCGTGTCCACGCGCACCCCGGGGCCGCCCGGCAGGGTCAGGCCGTTGACGGCGCCGGCGGCGGGGGCGAAGTCGCAGAGGGGGTCTTCGGCGGTGATGCGGCATTCGATGGCGTGGCCCCGGGCCTGGATGTCCTTCTGCGAGTAGGGCAGCTTCTCGCCCGCGGCCAGGCGGATCTGGTCCTTGACCAGGTCGAGGCCGGTGACCGCCTCGGTCACGGGGTGCTCAACCTGGATGCGGGCGTTCATCTCCAGGAAATAGAACTTGCCGTCGGAGTCGAGCAAGAACTCGACGGTGCCGGCGTTGGCATAGCCGACGGCTTTGGCGGCGCGCAGGGCGGCTTCGCTCATGCGGTGGCGCAAGGAGGGATTGAGGGCGGTGGAGGGGGACTCCTCCAGCAGCTTCTGGTGGCGCGAGGTCTGGATGGAGCACTCGCGCTCGCCCACGTGCACGATGTTGCCGCGCTTGTCGGCAAGGATCTGGAACTCGATGTGGCGCGGCTCCTCCAGGAAGCGCTCGAGGTAGACCTCGGGGCGACCGAAAGCGGCCTGCGCCTCGGCGCGGGCGATGGGCAGGGTGCGCAGCAGGTCGTCGTCGTCGTGGACGATGCGGATGCCGCGCCCGCCCCCGCCGGCGGCGGCCTTGATCATCATCGGGTAGCGGTGCTTGGAGGCGAGCTTGAGGGCGTCCTGGTCGTTGTAAACGACCGCGCCGTCCTCCGGGGGGATGACGGGCACCCCGGCGCCGCGCATCACCTGCTTGACCTGGGCCTTGTCCTGCAAGGCCTCGATGGTGGCGGCGCTGGGACCGATGAAGGTGAGCTTGCACGCGTCACAGTTCTCGGCCAGGGCGGCGGTTTCGGACAGGTTGCCGTAGCCGGGGTGCACGGCGTCGGCGCCGGTGATGAGGGCGGCCTGGATGATATTGGGTAGATTGAGGTAGCTGTCGCGGTTGGGGGGCGGGCCGATGCACACGGCCTCGTCCGCCAGGCGCACGTGCAGCGAGCCGGCGTCCGCCTGGGAATAGACGGCGACGGTGCGCAGGCCCATCTCGCGGCAGGCGCGGATCACGCGCACCGCGATCTCGCCGCGGTTGGCGATAAGGATCTTCTTGAACACGAAGTTGATCTCCGCCGCAGGGGCCGCTGCCGCTGTGCGAGGCGCGAGGGCGCTTACAGCCCTTCGTGCCCCGGGGTGGTACAGTAAACGGTGCCCGTCTGCGGGTCGTAAACGTAGGGATTGTGGGAGCTGGGGCAGGAGGTCACGCCGATCCGCAGGTCCTCAAGCGACTTGGGCGGCGCCTCGCTGGAGATACGATGGGCGGCGACGGCCTGGCGGATGCCGCGCAGGTTCTCTTGGCACTCCACCTTGCGCGCTTGCTCGATAGCGGCGCCCGCGGGCGAGAGCCCCTCACCGCTGGGGCCGACGGCGCCCCCGCCGCCGGGCCCCACCGGGCCGCGCTGACCGTACACCATGTACACCACCAGAATGATGATGACCGTCACCACCAGCAGCTCGATCAAGGTGAGAAAGCCCGCCTCAGAGCGATTCCGTTTCAACTTCCGCTCCTTCGGTCGCCGCCAGCGGCTCGATCAGCATCAGCAGTTGTCCGTACTCGACCGGCGCCCCGTCGGACGCCAGCACCTCGCGCACGATGCCGGCGGCCGGCGCCACAATGTCGTTGGGAACCCGCATCGCCTCGATCGCCCCGATCACCTGGCCGCGGGAGACGCTGTCGCCCGGCGCCACCCGCTGCCCGTGCTCGCCGGCGGCGCGGAAGGTGCCTACCAACGCCGCCGCTACCGGCAGCAGGGCCGGCCCCTGGGCGCTCGCGCCCGGCGCCTCCGCCGCGGACGGCTGCCCCGACCGGTCGGGGTGCTGCGCCCCTGCCGCATCCTCGTCCACGGGGTCGCGCTTGAGGCTGACCTTGAAGTCCGGGAACTCGATTGCGAGCTCACTTACTCCCGATTCGCGCATGACGGCGATGAGCTCCCGCACGCGTTCCAGTTGCAGATTGGGCTTCGCCATCGCTTGCTTCGTCCCGTCAGGCGGAGATGCGCTCCAGGTACTGATCGCTGCGAGTGTCCACGCGAATGAGATCACCCGGATTCAGGAACAGTGGAACTTCCACCATCGCCCCCGTCTCCAGGGTCGCAGGCTTGGAGCCCCCGGAGGCGGTGTTGCCGCGTAAGCCGGGGTCGGTGTGGGCGATCCGCAGTTCCACCGAGTCGGGCAACTCGACGCCGATGAGGCGGTCGCCGTGCATCGCCACCGCCACCTCCAGGCCCTCCTTCAGGTAGCGGGCCCGATCACCGATCTGCCCATCGCTGAGCGTGATCTGGTCGTAGGTATCCAGGTCCATGAGCACGTAGTCGGACCCGGAGCGGTAAAGATACTGCATGGGCCTGCGCTCGACGTGGGCGGCTTCCATGCGCTCGCCCG
The sequence above is drawn from the Armatimonadota bacterium genome and encodes:
- the nusB gene encoding transcription antitermination factor NusB; the encoded protein is MRTRRAAREQALQWLYQVDVGKTDLEDALAEAHRILQPEGLAFACQLLRGAVANIQTIDPLIARYAEDWSLDRMASIDRNVLRLAVFEILHLPDIPPSVSIDEAVELAKKYSTAESGKFVNGVLGSLLRDLEQGVVAEPVAAAQPQVPNPESEDREQAPPGEMEA
- the groES gene encoding co-chaperone GroES, which gives rise to MIRPVADHLVVTVTEAEEKTPSGILLPDTAQEKPQKGKVVAVGPGRILDNGTVAKPEVKKGDVVLFTKYGGTEITIGKKEYMVLRESDVLAIVV
- a CDS encoding acetyl-CoA carboxylase biotin carboxyl carrier protein subunit — protein: MAKPNLQLERVRELIAVMRESGVSELAIEFPDFKVSLKRDPVDEDAAGAQHPDRSGQPSAAEAPGASAQGPALLPVAAALVGTFRAAGEHGQRVAPGDSVSRGQVIGAIEAMRVPNDIVAPAAGIVREVLASDGAPVEYGQLLMLIEPLAATEGAEVETESL
- the dxs gene encoding 1-deoxy-D-xylulose-5-phosphate synthase is translated as MSLLSTITGPADLKPLSRAQLVELADEIRGRLIAAVSRTGGHLAANLGVVELTIALHYELDSPRDKILWDVGHQCYTHKLLTGRAAGLPTLRQRGGMSGFPRRAESPHDCFDTGHGSTSISAALGAAIARDLRHQDHAVVAVIGDGAMTGGLAFEALNHAGHLGRDLIVVLNDNQMSISRNVGALARYLGRVRAEPHYLRAKENFEAALQRLPRGAAVLEAVEKLKAGVKHLLVPGILFEELGFTYLGPVDGHDLEALIETLRHARTLKGPVLLHAVTTKGKGYDPAERDASRFHRTAPFDIESGEPAAPAGGCHFTSLFGAELVRLAAADPRIVAITAAMPDGTGLAPFLQQFPDRFFDVAMAEGHAVTFAAGLAAAGLRPVVAVYSTFLQRAYDQLLHDVCLQGLPVVLAVDRAGLVGEDGPTHHGLFDLSYLRHLPNMTVMAPRDGDQLAAMLRTALAGDGPAAIRYPRAATALTGPEPASAPIAAGTGQMLREGEDLALLAVGSMVAPALEAAELLAQQGVAAAVVDARFVKPLDEKLILDLARRGGGLVTIEENALQGGFGSAVLELLQAHGVAAPVRRVGIPDRFIEHGPRAELLESLGLTGAGIARAAAEVYAACGPIVRHPAPG
- the efp gene encoding elongation factor P, translating into MISTADFKRGLTIELEGEVFQIAEFQHVKPGKGGAFVRTKLRNMRTGNVFDRTFRAGERMEAAHVERRPMQYLYRSGSDYVLMDLDTYDQITLSDGQIGDRARYLKEGLEVAVAMHGDRLIGVELPDSVELRIAHTDPGLRGNTASGGSKPATLETGAMVEVPLFLNPGDLIRVDTRSDQYLERISA
- a CDS encoding exodeoxyribonuclease VII small subunit — translated: MRRKKVTTDAGGERGKPKSFEDALARLEQIVERLESGEESLEDSLRLYEEATALGRYCQQRLQAAEQRIAKLANEDQEEA
- the xseA gene encoding exodeoxyribonuclease VII large subunit — protein: MSELAHSAAPTDRFVFSVRQLTRYVRTLLERDQGLREVWVRGEVSNCVAHSSGHIYFTLKDEASQLRCVAFSDHAQRLACLPQNGVRVLVHGSVSVFERAGHYQLYVTEVIADGVGSLHLRFEQLKEKLRAQGLFDPARKRPLPTFPRRIAVITSADGAVFHDFSVIARRRWPGVRMELVPAAVSGPAAAPALVRALAQAAALAQVEVIVLARGGGSLEELWPFNEEAVARAIAAAPLPVVSAVGHETDFTIADFVADVRAPTPSAAAEMLTPDAAELSAHLLRLAQRARRAAMRAGERRRREIETWRGRRVLATPAAMLAEPRQRSDEALRRLRVAAADGINRRADRVAAQGERARALDPLRVLGRGYCVMRLPPQGRVVRSVSQLAPGAEAEVVVSDGSAWCEVERVTPRKTDAGSATQGEA
- the accC gene encoding acetyl-CoA carboxylase biotin carboxylase subunit, which codes for MFKKILIANRGEIAVRVIRACREMGLRTVAVYSQADAGSLHVRLADEAVCIGPPPNRDSYLNLPNIIQAALITGADAVHPGYGNLSETAALAENCDACKLTFIGPSAATIEALQDKAQVKQVMRGAGVPVIPPEDGAVVYNDQDALKLASKHRYPMMIKAAAGGGGRGIRIVHDDDDLLRTLPIARAEAQAAFGRPEVYLERFLEEPRHIEFQILADKRGNIVHVGERECSIQTSRHQKLLEESPSTALNPSLRHRMSEAALRAAKAVGYANAGTVEFLLDSDGKFYFLEMNARIQVEHPVTEAVTGLDLVKDQIRLAAGEKLPYSQKDIQARGHAIECRITAEDPLCDFAPAAGAVNGLTLPGGPGVRVDTHLYPGYHVPSYYDPLLAKLIVWGRDRREAIARALRALDEFRIDGLKTTIPFHREVLTNAFFRKGETCTDFIRRRMGLQ